The genome window AGtgtcattaaaatatataaagggTAAAAGTGCATTAATAAAACATAGTAAGTATTTATTAAGTTTTTAAGCTACATTACCTTAACAAATGTGTTGACAGCCATAATGGCCATATCTGGTTGACTTTTGGCATAATTCATCAGGTACAAATACACCAGTTTTTTGAGTTCTAAGTTATCTGTCTGCATACAGTTGACCACATCAGGGAAAAGTGCTGATACATCTTTACCCACTGTCATGGATGCAATTACCtaaacataattaatattatatttgaataagtaataaataaataataaaaaatattcataataaagttgaaaataaCTATACTGATTGTgattaattgttaaaataatatggcTATTAATTAAGTAAAGATACCACTATAATTTATGCTTAGTTTAATAAacatgaatatttcaaacagtAATTCATTGTAGATTTGTGTTTTTGTAGAAAGAAGATGCTTAAAATGTAATGTCTAATGTAATGCATATACTATAgcattattgaaatttctcaaatttgagaaattattgTATGCTTTTACGTCATCCTTTTCTTTGTGCAGCATGAAACAGATTTAccaaaaaaaattgtatgtttataacttataaatgtctaaagcaaaatattttgatattaataatgatttttatgACTTAccctttataaaaatatattgcctTTTAAAAGCATACCAATGCTGCATAAAACTACTCAATTAttcatgaaatataaatgtttaattgaaaGAATATCAAATTGTCACATGTTTTGTTATTGCTTGTAacttatttccattttatacaaaattatgaatatatgaaaattatgaataattaggacattttaacaataaattaactTACCTTTTTCAcagcttctttctttttttcctttttgtcaTTGTTCAACTCTGATTTAAGTTCAAATATCTCCCCCTTCTTAGTAGtggtgaaatattttgaatctgTCATTTTAGATTTTTGGAAGAGCTTTCCACAATAATATTGTTGATAATTATATCGACACTCTGAAAACAAATAGCGATGTACTGTGAATGCAATAATATTGTGCGAAAATTAAGTAAGGATTCAATATAGCAGACCTTAGCTTGGATCAATGtcaagatatatgtatatatagtagCATTCTACTAATACTAACTACAATATGAgatatttagaattttgtcacctttaataaaaaatcaaagtattttttatatttttataaaaaatatataaactacCATATAATAACGATccataattaaaaatcttgtaACACCcttattttctatatgctTTCGTTTTACGAGGTTTATGAAATTCTAATCATTAACATTTACGACAATTGGTACaattattaagaaatgttactaacaaaatatttctttttaaaatacctGAACTATTTTAAGCAatcgaaaatatatgaaaaattatccaCTGACAGAACATTGACAATTCTACAAGTAAAACGCCCTCCAATCATAGAGTAGAAATTCTCACGATCACGGTCGTATACGTAATACGTAGACACAGATCCGATGATTTGTCAGATCTTTTGTGGTGGGAGACACGGTGGTATACGTACGCGGCGTGGTTCCATCCTATAGTCTTAAACCATGGACTACCTTGTATTTAAGTAACGACTTTACTTTTTCTGTATGTAACGAGAACTAATAgattataaattgattttttatttggaaaatgtataaatttgaaatataagtAACCTTCTTCGAATAAAGACgctttaataaatatgaagcaatttttattttaatccccattattacaaaatttgaaacactacttttgaatatatatttaaaattcataacaaTATGAACAAAGTATCAAATGAATTACaagtatgtaatttatttgttttactaaatttaaaCATTCCGTTTATCTGAAAATCTATTCGTGGTATGTGCAACGCGAGcataaaaaagattatatatttcatataaaaagtgCTATAAATGCGAGAATAATttcaactaaaaattaaagatataggagacttcttttaattttactaataaacATAGCAGAATTACTAAACAAATACTACatgagatttaaaaaaaaacatgttcttattttaattcgtGTTCTATTCTTTAACAAGCAAGGTCGTAACTTTTCCAATTATAACTGTAATTATACTAACAATAATTCGCAGAGTAGGTATTTCatctaatattttaacatattttctgttctatatatatccatctaaaattaaaaacataataaacaaaataaaaaatgtaacgttTAATTGAGTATGTTATGATCTTTTATCTTCCagctgaaataattaaaacttaacgtaattatatatagttacaatatacatttatataataatgctATGTCAAGGATATGAGTACATCACATTCAATTTATGATACTGTTCATTCCAACGATTGTTggattcaaaatatttaaagcaaATTACTGCAGtctataatacgtactattaGACTATACAATTGtatgtaacaaaattaaaatctgtTTTAATCTATCAGTCACTTGCACAATTTAAATTAGAGTTATAATCAAGCTATTGTAAGCACGCTTGGACTTTCTCGATCCATTCTTGCGCAGTTGCTGCGTCGCCAGCACAAAAGTTATATGTTCGCCTGTTTGTACGAAGCtacaaatataaagaaatataatagaaatttcatttttgaaaatataataaatgatacaaaatgaGACATTTACATCAAAGAATGATTTATCATCTGTTTTCTTTGGTGGCCCTGGCATTGGTTGAGCTGGAGTTACAGAAACTACTTCAGCTAAatctgtaaaattataaatatttataaatttatactatagtattccaattttgaattattttctacataCCTATATATCCTTTACAATGAGAATCTTCCATGGCATCATAATACCTTAGTTGATGCTTTATAGAATCTAATACGAACCACCTTTGTTTCCAGCCTTTAAGCAAAGCACCTCGTTTATAAAGGTAACCTTCATGAGTTCTATTTTCAGCAACATTACTAGAGAATTGTTCGTAATATTGTTGTGAAGAGGTTTGTATTGTAGTAACACCTAGAtgtgaattattaatattattaaataaaataatacataacatTGTTCAATCATATAATCACAGTCTACAAGAAAAGTTTATAAagtcataatgtaatattcgTACTTGAATTTACGCTTCCATTATCACCACCACTTCGCGTAAGTGTATGTGTTTGTAAATTATCAGTTACTGccttatattttgtacaattttttggtACTGCATCAGCACACTTGTCATGACATACATGGCCACAGTCTACACATCGTAAACCAGCTTTTACTGGCCCCCATAATACGCCAGAACAAGCATCACAGTGAGTTGGTGTAGCTGAATCTAATCGTTCAAACCTTTAAAAAcgagaatataaagttattcaGCATTCAGTTATTTCATCTTAAAGAAAGCtttatgattataaaaattacctaTGGGGATGTGCATAAACAGAACCATCATTTCCAGAAGTACTTCCACTAGCAAGTTTGCCTCTTAAAAGTAGTTCTAATGTAGAACGTTTATGAATCAACCGACCATGATATCTGACTAATGCAGTGCTAAATGATGCGTGTCtctatatatagaataaaagatGTTATCATTTTTACATCATATATCTATAGATGAGTACATCATTCTTAAATAGTTACAGTGTTTGTTACTAACAGCAAGGGAATCTGTATTTGGCAGTTCAAGTTTGTCCCAAAGAACTTTCCATTTTTGTGGTAAATGACCCAATTCAGTTTCTAATCTATGTATCTCTTCTAAAAGATGAGAAAATTGATCGGGTACCATTGAACTTACACCATCATACCTATAATACatcataatataaatagtataattcGAAAACGGaggaaaatataacataaatttaatctTACCCTTGTGTAACTACTTTGCGATTACTTTTAACTACACCATCAGCagcttctgcttcttcttcttgttggGAATCTTGTTGTAATACTTCTAAGTCATATGCAGGTCCATGAGCCAGTTCTTCTTCTAAATAATATTGCCAAATATCAAGATTTGGCAAATGCGATACGGGTCTTAATACCATGTTTTCAGTATTGGGAGTatacatgaaattataaaacaaggGACACCGTGCGTGTTGTTTTTCGATGTAATCAAATATGCTTTGACCGAGATTGCATCCTGTATTTGTCCCTGCTAATCTACCTCCAGGATAAATTGTTTCGTCATCACTACCTGTATCTACACCTTTATGATGACTTGTCAATGATCCCCTTTTGTCTTCAACAGCAGTAATGCCACATTCCACTCTATCGAATTCGCAGTCCaataaaaatgtacgaaaaCGGCAAGAAACCGAATGATATGCTAAGAATTTTAGGTAATATTCGTTGAATTCAAATGCTAATGGAAACTGCTTTTGAATTTGATGCACTATATcgagaaattgaagaaaagtaGGCGTAAAATTTGTTGTTTGAGAATTTGCTGCAAGATTACTTCTGTGCCCAAATCTATGTCCGAATCCAAGCCATTCCTTCTCGATTAAAGTTCGAAAACCCTCAATAGTTCTATAATGTGGGTCAAGACATACTTGAGCAACAGAACACACTGTTGCTGTGGTATCCCAACCTTCCTCTAAACAAACAGCTACTGATGAGCCTTGAACATCCATTAAATCTATTACAGCACCAGCTAATTGCATTAAATTTTGAAGTTGTTGTAACCATTCTGAACTTTCAATTAAtctgaaattttcaatattatttatcagaAATTATATCTAATGAAATCATATTTTCTCTAAATAGATTATACATACTTATAAAAACTTTGGTCAGGTTCTACATTTGGAGAGCTAGGAACACAGGCTCGCATAAGTTTCTTAAATGCAGCTTTGGTATGTCTTACATCGTAATATTCCACTGGAATAAAGTCTGTTTTTGGTGCTGATTCCGCTTTAACGCCCTATTGCATTCAAATGATTAATTTTGTGAGATTACACCATATACaactaaaaaaatttaatttaaaattatcttaCTTTCATATGAGCTTTTTCACCAAGAATATATAATGCAGCACGTTGGAAAGTATGAACGCATTCAGTACCACTGTCTGAATCTGCAGAATGTCTAACAGTTCCACGTTGATGAACTGAAGTTAAAGAGACTTGGGAATTATGTCTCTTATCTTTTAATGAACCCCAACGACCAAAATTCTTAGGTCCTTTACCTCCTGATGAACTGTAAagaataacatatatattaattaaccaATCTTTTAttgatttcataaaattttaattaaaaggtatatgtacgtatatacctTAATGTTCCAATAGCTTTATTAAATGGATTTCGTCGTGATTGTTCGGGTGTAGCATTGCGATCTTCAGCAGCTAACAATAAAGAATCAATACTAAGAGAACTATCAGACATTCCCCATGCAGAACCTTGTCTTAGCGCAGATAACGGAGTAGCAGCCACAAGAgccataatatatttttcttgctcTAAAGATGATGTGGTTTCTGATGATGTTGCtaagaatataaaacaaatatttaagaatattataaaagattaCACATTTCAAAACACTTTCTTAATAGATACCTTTTAAATTACCAGCAGATGCTGGATGAGCTTTCAGCATGCCCATGACACCTTTCCCATGATAACCAGCACCTCTAATTAAAAGTGCTTTTGTTCTTGGGTGCCTCCATGTGACAGCAGGTATTCTATTATGTCTATAAAGTCGGCAAAATCTACGAATACTTTCATCTGATACTGATGAGGGAACTATAAGAAGTGCAGGATAACTTCTGCAAATCATATAGGCACAATTCACAGAAGATAATCGAAATGGTTCATTTCTACGATTATTGTGTGGCCCATTTGAATACAATCCTAACCGATACCAATCTCTGACATAACTACGTTCCGATAATCGTTCTAAGGTTTTAGCATCAGTTGGTGGTTGAGTTACAATACCAGGAATTTCAAAATCATCTACTGTAAGGATGGTATATGTAAGTAGACTGAGAATTATTGGAATAtcagaaatattaaacgtttaACTTACCACTAAGATCATCATCATGACTTAAATCATTATTATCTGTAACTGGTAAACTCATTCGACCAGGTGATGTCATGTACTTATTATTAGTAATCATATTCATATTTGGCAAGACGTATTTTTGTCTTTTAGATGACTGTTTTGGTTTAAAACCAGCTTTACGTGCAGTCTTTAAAAGTGTTTTCTTAGCAAACCctctaaaagaaaaatcattttattgtgataaatgataaacataaaaaaagttaaataataaattacttacTTAAGAGTagcattcttttcttttcctttgtgATGTGCAGTCTGAGTAACTAATACTTGTCCATTGAAAGCAAAATGATGAAAAATGTGTGGTGGATACCGAGCTTTATGAACTAATTTTCTTAAAGTCTCAATATTCTCAGGTGTAACTTCTTCATCGAAGGCTAACTTTATCAATTGAAAAGTACATGATCGCAATTGAAGACCTTCTTGTAAACATTGATCTAAATGTGCTAAATGTTGCACCGCAACTCGTTTCTCTTTAGTTAAAGATGTTACAGGGAAAGCACGAACTACTAATTGTTCACAAGCAAATGGATCACAAGGTATTCCTTTAAATACGATTCTATAATTAGTAAGAAAAATTGCGCCTTCTGCTGGTAAGAGTGGTGGTATCTTTGGTAACCCTGCAGAACTCTCTTCCCTCCCATCTGGTAAAAGATAAACACGCAAACCATCCATAATAACTTCTTCACCAGGTAACATATTAGGTGTCAAAATTTTAGGTTTCTGAATAGGAGGTAATCTTTTGCTTTCTCTATGTATAGCTTCAAGAGTTTCAATATGCATATGAACAACACCAGGAACCATTTGATGTAGGCATCTAACATGTTCAGCACTTACACCTCCTTCAGTACAAACACGATCTACAAATCGTGACACCATTCGAATAACAGCACTACCAGTTTCTCCGGGATCAGTTTCTTCAAAACCAGACTCTGCATCACCACTATCGCTTGCTACACTATTTGTAATACTATTACTTGCTCTTTCATcatcataaatattatcttgACGATGAGTCTTTGCCCCTATATCTAACGGAACCAATAAATAAACCATCCTATTTGCATAATGAATTGCTTGGCTATACATGGTACTTTCTTCACTTGCAGTAAGTTCCTTTTGTTTCTCTGGATCTATTGTTGGCCAAATCCTCATTTGTTCAGCAGCTATTTCAAGAGCCGATGGTTCTtgaatttgataaattgaaTACCGATCGCGAAATGGAAATTCCTTGCCATCACGTGGACTAATAGGACTTAAGATACCATCATTTATAAGCCGTGGTGGAGAATTTTCACCAGGGAGATATAAACGTTTAATATCTTTCTGAACGTCCAAATAAAAAGCATCTTCCCAAAATTGTTGATTTTGCCATACAGGATGTTCTTGAATACAGGTGTAAGCAAATTGAATTACTCCTGTGCAAAGTTTTCTACAAAATGCTGTAGCAAGGGGAAGAAGTGCAGCAGCAACTCCATGTTCATCCATGGATGAATCATCTTGCAATGCACAATTCATTAACCGAACTACAAGATCAAATTGTTGATGTTCTAGCATGGCTTTGTTTCCAACAACATGCTGTGATAATTCCATGCAAAGCGCTAAACGAGCAGCTTTGCTTTTCAAAGCTCTTAAAACAGCTGGAAACGTTTTACGGGCATCAGATATTTTATTCtcaaatatacaatttatacagTTACGCAGAACTTCCAGTCTACGTGCAGAATTGCTAACCAAATGTC of Bombus pascuorum chromosome 6, iyBomPasc1.1, whole genome shotgun sequence contains these proteins:
- the LOC132908044 gene encoding myotubularin-related protein 13 isoform X1; this translates as MLGAITPTNPHEYTEMSRLADYFVVVGYDHEKERGGISNGIILQRFPEKDWPDTPFIEGIEWFCQPQGWALSTERQEPRFFVSILTDIDANRHYCACMCFNETVSILPSKPVDEEEDPVDGDSRSLVRTIPTIAHHSIMYAPKCLVLVSRLDYIETFRNCLGIIYTVYVENLGIPLETLVGNILGCIQVPPAGGPQVRFSIGAGDRQALQPPISPSLPITHSSVNLLFQQLGIRNVLVLFCAVMTEHKILFHSASYSRLTEGCRALTALMYPFRYTHVYIPLLPAALVEVLSTPTPFIMGVHSSLKHEVAELMDVIVADLDGGSIMVPDGVALPLLPEPLLSQTQDALSLVLQPELACADYAFPPLATRAPHSPMLDKELRAVFMRTFAQLLQGYRSCLTLIRIHSKPVITFHKAAFLGERGLTDCDFTTRVLDCMFFTSFIAERGPPWRPCDVWDELYNNLSDQLKQEAQDHRLILTHIQELAQQLYTNENPNPQPYVQKILKPPEGAFARIHQPLLPRINPEQVQAIIDEGLAKNNLKVRLSSLRPSQPRIVPMGPHISFVHDTRHLVSNSARRLEVLRNCINCIFENKISDARKTFPAVLRALKSKAARLALCMELSQHVVGNKAMLEHQQFDLVVRLMNCALQDDSSMDEHGVAAALLPLATAFCRKLCTGVIQFAYTCIQEHPVWQNQQFWEDAFYLDVQKDIKRLYLPGENSPPRLINDGILSPISPRDGKEFPFRDRYSIYQIQEPSALEIAAEQMRIWPTIDPEKQKELTASEESTMYSQAIHYANRMVYLLVPLDIGAKTHRQDNIYDDERASNSITNSVASDSGDAESGFEETDPGETGSAVIRMVSRFVDRVCTEGGVSAEHVRCLHQMVPGVVHMHIETLEAIHRESKRLPPIQKPKILTPNMLPGEEVIMDGLRVYLLPDGREESSAGLPKIPPLLPAEGAIFLTNYRIVFKGIPCDPFACEQLVVRAFPVTSLTKEKRVAVQHLAHLDQCLQEGLQLRSCTFQLIKLAFDEEVTPENIETLRKLVHKARYPPHIFHHFAFNGQVLVTQTAHHKGKEKNATLKGFAKKTLLKTARKAGFKPKQSSKRQKYVLPNMNMITNNKYMTSPGRMSLPVTDNNDLSHDDDLSVDDFEIPGIVTQPPTDAKTLERLSERSYVRDWYRLGLYSNGPHNNRRNEPFRLSSVNCAYMICRSYPALLIVPSSVSDESIRRFCRLYRHNRIPAVTWRHPRTKALLIRGAGYHGKGVMGMLKAHPASAGNLKATSSETTSSLEQEKYIMALVAATPLSALRQGSAWGMSDSSLSIDSLLLAAEDRNATPEQSRRNPFNKAIGTLSSSGGKGPKNFGRWGSLKDKRHNSQVSLTSVHQRGTVRHSADSDSGTECVHTFQRAALYILGEKAHMKGVKAESAPKTDFIPVEYYDVRHTKAAFKKLMRACVPSSPNVEPDQSFYKLIESSEWLQQLQNLMQLAGAVIDLMDVQGSSVAVCLEEGWDTTATVCSVAQVCLDPHYRTIEGFRTLIEKEWLGFGHRFGHRSNLAANSQTTNFTPTFLQFLDIVHQIQKQFPLAFEFNEYYLKFLAYHSVSCRFRTFLLDCEFDRVECGITAVEDKRGSLTSHHKGVDTGSDDETIYPGGRLAGTNTGCNLGQSIFDYIEKQHARCPLFYNFMYTPNTENMVLRPVSHLPNLDIWQYYLEEELAHGPAYDLEVLQQDSQQEEEAEAADGVVKSNRKVVTQGYDGVSSMVPDQFSHLLEEIHRLETELGHLPQKWKVLWDKLELPNTDSLARHASFSTALVRYHGRLIHKRSTLELLLRGKLASGSTSGNDGSVYAHPHRFERLDSATPTHCDACSGVLWGPVKAGLRCVDCGHVCHDKCADAVPKNCTKYKAVTDNLQTHTLTRSGGDNGSVNSSVTTIQTSSQQYYEQFSSNVAENRTHEGYLYKRGALLKGWKQRWFVLDSIKHQLRYYDAMEDSHCKGYIDLAEVVSVTPAQPMPGPPKKTDDKSFFDLRTNRRTYNFCAGDAATAQEWIEKVQACLQ
- the LOC132908044 gene encoding myotubularin-related protein 13 isoform X2, whose translation is MLGAITPTNPHEYTEMSRLADYFVVVGYDHEKERGGISNGIILQRFPEKDWPDTPFIEGIEWFCQPQGWALSTERQEPRFFVSILTDIDANRHYCACMCFNETVSILPSKPVDEEEDPVDGDSRSLVRTIPTIAHHSIMYAPKCLVLVSRLDYIETFRNCLGIIYTVYVENLGIPLETLVGNILGCIQVPPAGGPQVRFSIGAGDRQALQPPISPSLPITHSSVNLLFQQLGIRNVLVLFCAVMTEHKILFHSASYSRLTEGCRALTALMYPFRYTHVYIPLLPAALVEVLSTPTPFIMGVHSSLKHEVAELMDVIVADLDGGSIMVPDGVALPLLPEPLLSQTQDALSLVLQPELACADYAFPPLATRAPHSPMLDKELRAVFMRTFAQLLQGYRSCLTLIRIHSKPVITFHKAAFLGERGLTDCDFTTRVLDCMFFTSFIAERGPPWRPCDVWDELYNNLSDQLKQEAQDHRLILTHIQELAQQLYTNENPNPQPYVQKILKPPEGAFARIHQPLLPRINPEQVQAIIDEGLAKNNLKVRLSSLRPSQPRIVPMGPHISFVHDTRHLVSNSARRLEVLRNCINCIFENKISDARKTFPAVLRALKSKAARLALCMELSQHVVGNKAMLEHQQFDLVVRLMNCALQDDSSMDEHGVAAALLPLATAFCRKLCTGVIQFAYTCIQEHPVWQNQQFWEDAFYLDVQKDIKRLYLPGENSPPRLINDGILSPISPRDGKEFPFRDRYSIYQIQEPSALEIAAEQMRIWPTIDPEKQKELTASEESTMYSQAIHYANRMVYLLVPLDIGAKTHRQDNIYDDERASNSITNSVASDSGDAESGFEETDPGETGSAVIRMVSRFVDRVCTEGGVSAEHVRCLHQMVPGVVHMHIETLEAIHRESKRLPPIQKPKILTPNMLPGEEVIMDGLRVYLLPDGREESSAGLPKIPPLLPAEGAIFLTNYRIVFKGIPCDPFACEQLVVRAFPVTSLTKEKRVAVQHLAHLDQCLQEGLQLRSCTFQLIKLAFDEEVTPENIETLRKLVHKARYPPHIFHHFAFNGQVLVTQTAHHKGKEKNATLKGFAKKTLLKTARKAGFKPKQSSKRQKYVLPNMNMITNNKYMTSPGRMSLPVTDNNDLSHDDDLSDDFEIPGIVTQPPTDAKTLERLSERSYVRDWYRLGLYSNGPHNNRRNEPFRLSSVNCAYMICRSYPALLIVPSSVSDESIRRFCRLYRHNRIPAVTWRHPRTKALLIRGAGYHGKGVMGMLKAHPASAGNLKATSSETTSSLEQEKYIMALVAATPLSALRQGSAWGMSDSSLSIDSLLLAAEDRNATPEQSRRNPFNKAIGTLSSSGGKGPKNFGRWGSLKDKRHNSQVSLTSVHQRGTVRHSADSDSGTECVHTFQRAALYILGEKAHMKGVKAESAPKTDFIPVEYYDVRHTKAAFKKLMRACVPSSPNVEPDQSFYKLIESSEWLQQLQNLMQLAGAVIDLMDVQGSSVAVCLEEGWDTTATVCSVAQVCLDPHYRTIEGFRTLIEKEWLGFGHRFGHRSNLAANSQTTNFTPTFLQFLDIVHQIQKQFPLAFEFNEYYLKFLAYHSVSCRFRTFLLDCEFDRVECGITAVEDKRGSLTSHHKGVDTGSDDETIYPGGRLAGTNTGCNLGQSIFDYIEKQHARCPLFYNFMYTPNTENMVLRPVSHLPNLDIWQYYLEEELAHGPAYDLEVLQQDSQQEEEAEAADGVVKSNRKVVTQGYDGVSSMVPDQFSHLLEEIHRLETELGHLPQKWKVLWDKLELPNTDSLARHASFSTALVRYHGRLIHKRSTLELLLRGKLASGSTSGNDGSVYAHPHRFERLDSATPTHCDACSGVLWGPVKAGLRCVDCGHVCHDKCADAVPKNCTKYKAVTDNLQTHTLTRSGGDNGSVNSSVTTIQTSSQQYYEQFSSNVAENRTHEGYLYKRGALLKGWKQRWFVLDSIKHQLRYYDAMEDSHCKGYIDLAEVVSVTPAQPMPGPPKKTDDKSFFDLRTNRRTYNFCAGDAATAQEWIEKVQACLQ